ACTTTGTCATGCtgttcattgcagcaatagaaaccttaactaagacaccaaggtaactcttcttaaagaaaaaaaaaagcatttaattgggggcgttccggtttcagagagttagtccattatcatcacagcagggagcatggggGCAAGCaggaggcatggtgctggagaagcagccgCCAGCTCTACATTCTGATCTACAAACAAAgggagagccactgggcctggggtgggcttttgaaacctcaaagccgtCCCTAATAACGTtgctcctcccacaaggccacaccttctaacccTTCCCTGACAGCTCATCACCTGGAGACTAAGCAtgaaaatatatgagcctatgggggccattctcattcagaccaccacattgCCCTCTCTGCCCCCATAGGCTTagagccatatcataatgcagaatGAATTCAGCCCAACTTGAAAAGTCCTAGAGTCTATCAGTTTTAAgattgtttaaaagtccaaagtctcaagccaggcggtggtggtgcacgcctttagtcccagcactcgggaggcagaggcaggcggatctctgtgagttcaaggccagcctggtctacaaagtgagttccaggaaaggtgcaaaactacacagagaaaccctgtctcaaaaaaccaaaaaaaaaaaaaaaaaaaaaaaaaaaaaaaaagagtccagagTCTCTTGTGAGACTCCAGGccatctcttaactgtaactccctgtaaaatcaaagtaaaaaagcACACTACATATTTCCAACATGCAGTGGCACACAGAATATACATTCCCATGCCAAAGTGAAGGAaggggagcatagtgaggaaatactggatcaaagcaagaaCAGAAACCAGCatggcaaactccaaattctgcattcCATGTCTGATGTCTCCATGTGTTCTCCAACGccttccagctttgttgactgcagccaTTACAAACAGGACTTTTGGATAGGCTTACATGATACAGTCATGATCATATGCATGACGGAAAGGCTGATAATTCATTAGCtgctcagtccacgaggctgcatacctcagcagtcccagtctgcaatgaaggcctggaggattcctggaaggCCACAAGTCCTCAGTCCACACTGGACGGCTGGAGGGGCTGGTAATGTCAGCAAAGGGTGGGCACAGCTACAGGAACAGGGTGGATGCACTCACCAGCTGGGAGTGAAAGCAGACAGGCAGAAGCAGCAACCTCTCCCTCAGATCTCTTTCTGTCTGGGACACAGCCAGAAACGTCCTCCTCGTTCACTTTACTTCTTCCCTCACAGACCTGCCCGGTGGCATGTCTCGTAACTGATTCAGATCCAAtcgagttgacaaccaagattagccatcatgtAGTGAAATGCCTACATACTACATAGAAGAACAAAGTACCTTGTCAGGGCGACTGCTAAaaagtctcccccacccccacttcagtATATGTGACCATCGTTGCCCTGTGTCCGGCGATGCTCAGATGTTCATTAGCGCCAGCCCCTCTCAGGACCAAGGCTTTTGATGGGCATTTGACATGCCTTCCAGAACCCGGCCACTCTGCCTGTGCACAGCTGTAAGATAGAACTCTAACCCCCTTCCATATATGTTTTGCTTAAAATGGGTTGAAGAGCCAGGCCTGATGGCtctcctggaatcccagcatgtGTGTGGGAGGTAGGAGAAGAGTCAGCAGaataaggccagccttggctttgCACCACGTTCGCACCAGCCACAGGCCACGTGAGACCGTCTCAACTACAATACATAAAATTTTGTGTCCAAGAGTCATTAAGTACAAACATTTCCTATGGAATTGCTAGCCCAAAATATGCTGTTTGtaagaaaaatgtgtattttatgaaATATCAGTCTTAAAAACCAAGAGGTGTTCTCCGAGTAAATATTTGGGGATGTTCCGCAGGGTTTATCAGCTGATGTTTAACATTTAGACGGGGTTTGCCAGGCACTGTCCTGTGCACTGACAGAACCCAGGGACTGCTGGTACTTTGTTCTCTTGTTACCTGGAAGTTTCTGGCACCCTCTGCTGTTTCGGCTCAGTGGACTTCACAGCGGTCTTTACGTAGCATGTAAATCCAcctccttcttcttgttttcctgaaacagtctcatgtagcccaggctggcctcaaactcactatgtagccaagatgaTCTCGAACTCCtgattccctcctccctctcacacTCACACCCTGCCCTGGGAACACAGGAGTACACCACCACGTCTTGTTTTATGCAGCATTGAGGATTGAACCCGTGAGtccacacatgctaggcaagcactctgccacctgagctacaaccccagcccaGTGAATTAGTCTGCTGCCCTGATTCCCAGGGCTTCTGAAAGGCGTCGCACGCAATCCTGGTTTTCCTGAAAAGACCAGGAGAAGCACCTCTGAAGTCATGCCTTCAGCGTCTGTCCCCTCCTGTGTGCCCTCAAGCCTTCTCATTCTCTCCAGCCACGGGCCCTGCCCAGGTTTTACAGGTCCCTTATAAAACCAGCTCTTCTGTCTTCCAGGTCCACCTGGCCGGACAGGTAACCGTGGAAAACAAGGACCAAAGGGCAAAGCTGGGGCCATTGGGCGGGCTGGCCCTCGAGGACCCAAGGGGGTCAGCGGTACCCCAGGGAAGCATGGCACACCAGGCAAGAAGGGACCTAAAGGCAAGAAAGGGGAACCTGGGctgccaggcccctgcagctgcGGTAGTAGCCGTGCCAAGTCGGCCTTTTCGGTGGCGGTGACCAAGAGCTATCCACGGGAGCGACTGCCCATCAAGTTTGACAAGATTCTGATGAACGAGGGTGGCCACTACAATGCATCCAGTGGCAAGTTCGTCTGCAGCGTGCCGGGGATCTACTACTTCACCTATGACATAACGTTGGCCAACAAACACCTGGCCATCGGCCTGGTGCACAACGGCCAGTACCGCATTCGGACTTTCGATGCCAACACCGGCAACCACGACGTGGCCTCGGGCTCCACCATCCTGGCTCTCAAAGAGGGCGACGAAGTCTGGCTGCAGATCTTCTACTCAGAGCAGAATGGACTCTTCTACGACCCTTACTGGACCGACAGCCTCTTCACAGGCTTCCTCATCTACGCTGACCAAGGAGACCCCAATGAGGTATAGACAAGCTGGAGATGAGTTTCTGGAGATGGGTGCTGATGGAGGAAGGCCCCTGCACTGGGGCTGGGGTCTGGCAGTCTTGGGAGTTTCtctccccaggctggcctcctctgttgctgctttaaaaaaaaagaaatcattaaatctaggcttttgtttcattatttatctGTTTGCTCTCTAATTATCTGTCAAGTAACAGGCACTGGGCTCTGTGAGTTACATACACCAATGGTCAAGACAGAGTTCCTATCCTCATTGGAAATACAGTttgcaaataaacagaaaacaatataATTATTCTACCACATGGAAACAGGCTTAGGGAGGTGGctgaaatttttatctttttttattattattattttattattattatcattatggtttttcgagacagggtttctctgtgtagctttgctcctttcctgaaactcacttggtaggccaggctggccttgaactcacagagatccgcctgcgcctgcctctgcctcccgagtgctgggattaaaggcgtgtgccaccaccgcccggcttttttttttttttaatttggagctgaggaccaaacccagggccttgcgcttgctaggcaagcactctgccactgaactaaatGCCCAGCCTcgaaatatttatctttatatagaGTTCATCATTTAGGTCTACTTATACACAagcatacttttttatttttttggttttttgagacagggtttctctgtgtaggtttgcatctttcctggaacttgctttgtagaccaggctggcctcaaactcacagagatctgcctgcctctgcctcctgagtgcaggcaTACTTTTTATGGGGAAAGCTTACAGATTTTGACTTACATGCATACCCTGTACTGTCACATAGCTCAGGAACAAACTGGTACCACTCCCATCCCTGTGTGCTACAACTCTCTGGGATTCCTTCAGGCCAGAGCAGATTGCCTCCTCCGCTTTCTTACATTAGGATTATGTCTGAAACACAGTTAGTTTAAAATATTGTTCAGTTAAAGATACATTCAACGGGGCATGTCAGGATCTAGCCACACAGCACATGTTAGAGCAATTGTTCACCTTGATGGGTCACCCACTCCCAATGCCCTGCATGGCAACGGCCACTGTCCTACACATACTCAGTGAGGGGAAAGATCAAAACTCCAGGTAGTTTCTACTGAATGTGTATTATTTTTTGCACCAGCATAAAATCAAAAATTCATAGGTCAAAGCATTGTAAATTAGAAACGGTATGTGCACGGAAAAGCTGGGCACTGTAGCAGGACACAGGGCAATGGGAAGACTTGAAGGGATTGTTCCCAAGCAAACAACCTACCTGCAGGTACAAACATCCTCTCTGTCCAGGGAAGAGTTGGGATACTTGAGGCCAGAAGAATTGGCATGTTGGGAGGATGAAACTCACACAGACCCTCACAGGCATAGCCAAGTTACTTCCACTTGAGAAAAAGGATTTACCCTGAGTATAGTAGCTTATGCTATATTCCAGCATTcgccaggctgaggcaggaggattgcattgagttcaaagccagtttagGCTGagtgtgagactgtctcaaaaaaaaaaattattatcggGGTGCAGATGGAGTGTGACATTAAAATGGGGGCAAATTTCCcccctgaaacagggtttctctgtgtagctgtgggtgTCCTAGAATTCgctctgtaagccaggctggcctcaaaccacagaaatctgcctgcctctgcctcccgagtgccaggattaaaggcatatgccaccactaccaGTAGGGATAACCTTGAACCTTCTCAGATCGTGAGTACAGTCCTTCAAGAACCTGGGCATTTTAATTGTCCCACTGCTCAGTCAGTGATATGGAGCAGGATATCCCTGCATGCCTGCTGACAAGAATGAATAGCACTAAGATAAGTCTACCCTGGTCCAACTGTTTTCCCTGTGCAGGGCCTCCATGCAAGAGACTGGTGTAGGCCCAGGATCAATTGCTGGAGTATCCTGATAGAGCCTCAACTCTCAAGCAGTTGGCTCTCACTGCCCCCTGGTGGATACCCATGGGAAAGCAAGTACCCCTGGGTTGGTCCTGAGGAGTGTGGACCCAGTGTTAATAAAACAGGATTTACTTAATCGTCCTCACTGAGTCACAAATGGTATGGGAATGGGAAGGGTCTAGAAACCTGGCAGGACTCTGTGGCCCAAACAGGTCAACATGTGGTCAAGGATCCTGCCCAGGGCCCTCATAGATGGGTCAGCCTCTGAGATGGAGCAGCACCCCCATTTGTAAacagtttttttccctttcctttctttaaaaaattgttttaccAGACATGATGGtgagcacctttaatcccagagctcagggtgcagaagcaagtggatctccatgagtctgaggacagcctgagctatgtaacAAATTCTAAGCctgctagggctacacagtgataccCTAATCCTTCATCCTATCCCTAGCTGCTTCTTGAGGGTCTGGTGAACCAGGGACTGTCTTTGGGTCTTCCCATTATGTAGGCACAGTGCATGTTTGTGCTGTAAAACGGTCTTTGGTCCAAAGGTCTTCTCTCATTCAATATACGCTTTGACGGGCAGCTACCCCTTCTGGAGAAGGTTGGAGAACCCGCACTCTGATCAGGACATTGCAGGGAGCTTCCagcctagacagacagacagatgttggGTTTCTCCTGATGAATGCATGTTGTACTCCATGAACTAGGGCTCTTCCTGTGCTGGATTACAATCAAGATTATGACAGGAGAGAATGAGACACCTATCTCACACACAAAgtttaaatgacaaaaaaaaaaaaactcaatactCAATACCGAAAATGTTTTAATACAGAATGTTAATAaatcaaagacaaagagaaaaattcaaagtttCAGTAAAGATAGGATCTGACAGGGCTGGGATTCTGGTGAGgtaaaggagaggggaggaagaaagggagaggggacagagagagagaattctacAAGTACAGACTGCATCAAAGCTGCATTGAAGCCTTgacatcccacccacccccaccccaccctccaccccaccccaccctccaccccccccaccctccaccccaccccaccctccacccccaccataATAGGAAGAAACCGCCTCCTTGCTGCATGTGATCCTTACTGGGGTCACTAGAGGGCGCACACCTACCACACAACCTCCAACTAGCAGCAGGCAACTGGAAGAACCAGCAGGCCTCTGCAGCAGGCAGTTTCTTAGATTCAGAGCCCCAGACAAAAGCCAAGGTTCTAGGGTGGTCATGATCTtgtgctggaaaaagaaaaaaaggaaaaggaataaaattaGTCCCACCTATTCCTAACATTTGCACTCAGGGCAGAGTTTGGGGCACCCTGTGCGTGGCAGAGACAGCCTGAGACGGTGCAAGAATACCTACCTGCTCTTGCAAAGCAAGAACGAGATCCAGTCCTGAGTGTCTTTGAGTCCCTCATGTAGCTTGGGCCATATTATTAACATGTGTGGCCTCAGCAAAATGAAGGGTTGGCCCAGATGATCTCAGATCCAATTTGGGCAACAAATCTTAATTTCTATCCCCAAAGCAGAGTCAGAAAAGGAGCCTAAGATTCCTAAAACACAGTAACTCTGCTGGAGGAAGCTGCTGGCATGTTGAATCTTCACACCTGGGCCTCTGCTTCCACtgcagacatgtgtgtgtgtgtgtgtgtgtgtgtgtgtgtgtgtgtgtgtgtgtgtgtgtgttgtgtgtgtgaactcATGCACACAGAGAGGACAGCAGAGGATGTCAGGTGTTCTGTTCTATCATTTTCCACCTTACTCccttgagtcagagtctctcactgatctTGGATCCAGGCTGGCGGCTAGCGAGCCCCAGCAATCCTCCGGCCTCTGTCCCAGTAGCGCTGGGGTAACAGACCTGTGCTCAAACATGCCAGGCTTATGTGGGCTTTGGGGATTTTCATTTAGGTCcttgtgttgtttgctttttttttaactttttatttattctttgtggctttcacatcatgcatctctatcccattcatctccccatcttTTTGTATCAggcctctgcccttgcaacctcccctcaaaaaataaaatgaaataaagtttaagagaaaataaaaaagaaagaaaagaaaaatctcattgtggaagctgtgTGTGACATGGTGAGTCCCACACACAGCTTACTCTTTAgcccatatatctttacttgcaagtgttctttGCAATGAGTCAtcggtctggtttgaggcctctggcttctgctacactctAGGCCCTCAccaggactcctcttggatatcctgtttgttaccctgtgtcatggagatcctgcagctttggatctgtggGTCAGGCCCCTTCACATGCAGATGCAcatcatagatgaggtggatgttggagtAGGCCAACTTGTAGCCAcagatctgggcctgggtggtagcagggttggtcagcctgccagctcttccCCATCCTCATCACTAGGGtgacctctccagcactgtcccAGCTAGTTGACCCCATGCAGCAAGGAGCAAGAGGCAGAGTTGGTTCTCCTGCTTTCTCACCCTCAGGGCCGGCTCACCCACACTTAGCACCACCAAGACCAGCActactgtgttgcccagatggagtgcaggggccactctcccgagTGTTGCAGTGAGGGGTAGGGACAGCTAGCTCTGTCTCATGACctcggggccagctctcccacctgccatagGCAGTGAGGGAaggggcatctctcccctgcccatacCACTCTGTGACAGATAAGGAGTGGGACCAGTTCCTTCACGCTCACattctcagggccagctcacccacgcccctgtctacagggtcagctctattgtgctgcccagcaGAGTGCAGGGTCCGATTTTCCAGGTGCTGCCTCTAGTAAGGAGGAGGGTCAGCTCTCTTGCCGGCTTCAGGTGTGCAggggtgaggcagggggagggcgTCTTTCCTTCACCCTTGCCACCACGTGGCAGGTGGGGGCGGGGCCAAGCTCTCCCACTCCCATGGCCTCAAGGCCAGTTCACCCTCGCCCTTGAGAActgggtcagctctattgtgctgcccaggagagggGTAGGGGGCTCACTCTCCCTAGTGCTACAGCCGGTGAGGGGCGAGGATCCTctcagccttcagtggtaacaggagccagtGTAGACCACAGCTGTGGCAGGGTCACCAGCCCACACATGGGACGGAGCtgcatcaccatggccccaagtGGCAAGCCGGCCACCCACCTCAGTCTGCTCCTCACCACCtttacctcttcagatctgcctctctccatagAACATGAtgcattctgtctctctctcccataccccACCATATAGCTGTTCACCATAATAGTGCCTGGCTGCCTGGAGCCACAAGACACCAGGCAGGCCCATGTGCTCTCCTCGTCACCTGTAGCAGGCCGcaggtccctgtgctttttttggCCAGTGTTCTTACACCCTGAACCATCTTACCATCCCTCACTGAAGATATCGGTTATGACAAATCACTGCTAAGGTCTACGTAACgggtgtttggttgttgttgtttaatatcTCTAGttctcaaataatgacatggagacttcttattaattatgaaagcttggccttagcttaggcttcttcccaactagctcttaaaacttaaattaacccatttatattaatctatgttctaccatgtggcttgttatATCTCCTCAGTACCATACATCCAaattcctccacatctggctggcgAATCCCccacctcagattctttcccattTATATTGTAGCTCAGGAAACtattgggataatctttttgtacacggTGTAAAGATGTGCCTCTGTTTTACATTATCTGCCTACGGCACTTTCTGATTAGCCAGTtagccctttattaaaccaatcagaagccATATTGTACCACAACCTACCCAGGCTTTCAGAGCAGAGTCGGCTGAGGGTGGATTGCCTCTTTGGGACCCTCTGATTCCATAGTCAGGGTCACAGAGCCAGCTCCCTGCCCACAGGCTCTGAGAGCAGGAAACCCAAGTTGGTGTGGCTCCCTTATTCTTCAGTAGCTACTTCTCCCTGCTGTAGCGAGATAAGCCTaaaaagaactttccagaaaggGCCACAGATGGCTCTAGGCAAatgcctttttttcttcctatttaagACATTCTTCATCTACTCTGTAACTTCTCTCACGTTagcattaatttaaaaacagtCATCACTGACGCCTTCCTAATCCCAGCAGGTCCCTTGTGTCTGCCTCACGTGGAATTTTCCAGCCAGGCTGACAACCCTCCAACATGGTTTCCTAATGTGAAACATTCAGGCTATGAGCATATCTATACACGGAGGTCTCAGTGGCCAAAGGCTGTCCAAGACATTCACCTGAGATGGGGGGGTCATCTTCCCAGCTGATCCACCATCCCTCCACTAAGCTGTATGTGCAAATGTGCAAATTTCACAGCGCCCTACACTATCCAGGGCTGAGTGCTGTTCAGTCTGAAcctggctgaggactcaggaaaAACTTGCCTGTcacaagaatgaaataaaaacaagagtcCCGTGGACTCCCCCGACACCTCCTCCTGGGTGGCCTTG
This Peromyscus leucopus breed LL Stock chromosome 8b, UCI_PerLeu_2.1, whole genome shotgun sequence DNA region includes the following protein-coding sequences:
- the C1qtnf2 gene encoding LOW QUALITY PROTEIN: complement C1q tumor necrosis factor-related protein 2 (The sequence of the model RefSeq protein was modified relative to this genomic sequence to represent the inferred CDS: inserted 1 base in 1 codon), yielding MTVFKKVATMISWVLLACALPCAADPLLGAFARRDFQKGGPQLVCSLPGXPRPPGPPGAPGSSGMVGRMGFPGKDGQDGQDGDRGDTGEEGPPGRTGNRGKQGPKGKAGAIGRAGPRGPKGVSGTPGKHGTPGKKGPKGKKGEPGLPGPCSCGSSRAKSAFSVAVTKSYPRERLPIKFDKILMNEGGHYNASSGKFVCSVPGIYYFTYDITLANKHLAIGLVHNGQYRIRTFDANTGNHDVASGSTILALKEGDEVWLQIFYSEQNGLFYDPYWTDSLFTGFLIYADQGDPNEV